The Dasypus novemcinctus isolate mDasNov1 chromosome 12, mDasNov1.1.hap2, whole genome shotgun sequence genome includes a window with the following:
- the LOC101437740 gene encoding tubulin alpha-1C chain isoform X2 — translation MSGLGEGGDGGGGDTDPQSIRTRNLQVPVLLNACVSSKIRGDPGSVSKRECISIHVGQAGVQIGNACWELYCLEHGIQPDGQMPSDKTIGGGDDSFNTFFSETGAGKHVPRAVFVDLEPTVIDEVRTGTYRQLFHPEQLITGKEDAANNYARGHYTIGKEIIDLVLDRIRKLADQCTGLQGFLVFHSFGGGTGSGFTSLLMERLSVDYGKKSKLEFSIYPAPQVSTAVVEPYNSILTTHTTLEHSDCAFMVDNEAIYDICRRNLDIERPTYTNLNRLISQIVSSITASLRFDGALNVDLTEFQTNLVPYPRIHFPLATYAPVISAEKAYHEQLSVAEITNACFEPANQMVKCDPRHGKYMACCLLYRGDVVPKDVNAAIATIKTKRTIQFVDWCPTGFKVGINYQPPTVVPGGDLAKVQRAVCMLSNTTAVAEAWARLDHKFDLMYAKRAFVHWYVGEGMEEGEFSEAREDMAALEKDYEEVGADSGEGEDEGEEY, via the exons CGTGAGTGCATCTCCATCCATGTCGGCCAGGCTGGTGTCCAGATTGGCAATGCCTGCTGGGAGCTCTACTGCCTGGAACACGGCATCCAGCCCGATGGCCAGATGCCAAGTGACAAGACCATTGGGGGAGGAGATGACTCCTTCAACACCTTCTTCAGTGAGACAGGCGCTGGCAAGCATGTGCCCAGGGCAGTGTTTGTAGACCTGGAACCCACGGTCATTG ATGAAGTTCGCACTGGCACCTACCGCCAGCTCTTCCACCCTGAGCAGCTCATCACAGGCAAGGAAGATGCTGCCAATAACTATGCCCGCGGGCATTACACCATCGGCAAGGAGATCATCGACCTGGTTCTGGACAGAATTCGCAAACTG GCCGACCAGTGCACAGGGCTTCAGGGCTTCTTGGTTTTCCACAGCTTTGGTGGGGGAACCGGTTCTGGGTTCACCTCCCTGCTGATGGAACGCCTTTCTGTTGATTACGGCAAGAAGTCCAAGCTGGAGTTCTCCATTTACCCAGCCCCCCAGGTCTCCACGGCTGTGGTCGAGCCCTACAACTCCATCCTCACCACCCACACCACCCTGGAGCACTCAGATTGTGCCTTCATGGTAGACAATGAGGCCATCTATGACATCTGTCGCAGAAATCTTGATATTGAGCGCCCAACCTACACCAACCTTAACCGCCTTATTAGCCAGATTGTGTCCTCCATCACAGCCTCCCTCAGGTTCGATGGTGCCCTGAATGTAGATCTGACAGAATTCCAGACCAACCTGGTGCCCTATCCCCGCATCCACTTTCCTCTGGCCACATACGCCCCTGTCatctctgctgagaaagcctacCATGAGCAGCTTTCTGTAGCAGAGATCACCAATGCTTGCTTTGAGCCGGCCAACCAGATGGTGAAATGCGACCCTCGCCACGGTAAATACATGGCCTGCTGCCTGTTGTACCGGGGCGACGTGGTTCCCAAAGACGTCAATGCTGCCATTGCCACCATCAAGACCAAGCGCACCATCCAGTTTGTGGACTGGTGTCCCACTGGCTTCAAGGTCGGCATTAATTACCAGCCTCCCACTGTGGTTCCTGGTGGCGACCTGGCCAAGGTCCAGCGAGCTGTGTGCATGCTGAGCAACACCACAGCCGTGGCCGAGGCCTGGGCTCGCCTGGACCACAAGTTTGACCTGATGTACGCCAAGCGTGCCTTTGTCCACTGGTACGTGGGGGAGGGAATGGAGGAAGGAGAGTTTTCTGAGGCCCGTGAGGACATGGCTGCCCTCGAGAAGGATTATGAGGAGGTTGGGGCAGATAGTGGCGAGGGAGAGGATGAGGGTGAGGAGTATTAG
- the LOC101437740 gene encoding tubulin alpha-1C chain isoform X4 → MPSDKTIGGGDDSFNTFFSETGAGKHVPRAVFVDLEPTVIDEVRTGTYRQLFHPEQLITGKEDAANNYARGHYTIGKEIIDLVLDRIRKLADQCTGLQGFLVFHSFGGGTGSGFTSLLMERLSVDYGKKSKLEFSIYPAPQVSTAVVEPYNSILTTHTTLEHSDCAFMVDNEAIYDICRRNLDIERPTYTNLNRLISQIVSSITASLRFDGALNVDLTEFQTNLVPYPRIHFPLATYAPVISAEKAYHEQLSVAEITNACFEPANQMVKCDPRHGKYMACCLLYRGDVVPKDVNAAIATIKTKRTIQFVDWCPTGFKVGINYQPPTVVPGGDLAKVQRAVCMLSNTTAVAEAWARLDHKFDLMYAKRAFVHWYVGEGMEEGEFSEAREDMAALEKDYEEVGADSGEGEDEGEEY, encoded by the exons ATGCCAAGTGACAAGACCATTGGGGGAGGAGATGACTCCTTCAACACCTTCTTCAGTGAGACAGGCGCTGGCAAGCATGTGCCCAGGGCAGTGTTTGTAGACCTGGAACCCACGGTCATTG ATGAAGTTCGCACTGGCACCTACCGCCAGCTCTTCCACCCTGAGCAGCTCATCACAGGCAAGGAAGATGCTGCCAATAACTATGCCCGCGGGCATTACACCATCGGCAAGGAGATCATCGACCTGGTTCTGGACAGAATTCGCAAACTG GCCGACCAGTGCACAGGGCTTCAGGGCTTCTTGGTTTTCCACAGCTTTGGTGGGGGAACCGGTTCTGGGTTCACCTCCCTGCTGATGGAACGCCTTTCTGTTGATTACGGCAAGAAGTCCAAGCTGGAGTTCTCCATTTACCCAGCCCCCCAGGTCTCCACGGCTGTGGTCGAGCCCTACAACTCCATCCTCACCACCCACACCACCCTGGAGCACTCAGATTGTGCCTTCATGGTAGACAATGAGGCCATCTATGACATCTGTCGCAGAAATCTTGATATTGAGCGCCCAACCTACACCAACCTTAACCGCCTTATTAGCCAGATTGTGTCCTCCATCACAGCCTCCCTCAGGTTCGATGGTGCCCTGAATGTAGATCTGACAGAATTCCAGACCAACCTGGTGCCCTATCCCCGCATCCACTTTCCTCTGGCCACATACGCCCCTGTCatctctgctgagaaagcctacCATGAGCAGCTTTCTGTAGCAGAGATCACCAATGCTTGCTTTGAGCCGGCCAACCAGATGGTGAAATGCGACCCTCGCCACGGTAAATACATGGCCTGCTGCCTGTTGTACCGGGGCGACGTGGTTCCCAAAGACGTCAATGCTGCCATTGCCACCATCAAGACCAAGCGCACCATCCAGTTTGTGGACTGGTGTCCCACTGGCTTCAAGGTCGGCATTAATTACCAGCCTCCCACTGTGGTTCCTGGTGGCGACCTGGCCAAGGTCCAGCGAGCTGTGTGCATGCTGAGCAACACCACAGCCGTGGCCGAGGCCTGGGCTCGCCTGGACCACAAGTTTGACCTGATGTACGCCAAGCGTGCCTTTGTCCACTGGTACGTGGGGGAGGGAATGGAGGAAGGAGAGTTTTCTGAGGCCCGTGAGGACATGGCTGCCCTCGAGAAGGATTATGAGGAGGTTGGGGCAGATAGTGGCGAGGGAGAGGATGAGGGTGAGGAGTATTAG
- the LOC101437740 gene encoding tubulin alpha-1C chain isoform X1, which yields MRNLQVPVLLNACVSSKIRGDPGSVSKRECISIHVGQAGVQIGNACWELYCLEHGIQPDGQMPSDKTIGGGDDSFNTFFSETGAGKHVPRAVFVDLEPTVIDEVRTGTYRQLFHPEQLITGKEDAANNYARGHYTIGKEIIDLVLDRIRKLADQCTGLQGFLVFHSFGGGTGSGFTSLLMERLSVDYGKKSKLEFSIYPAPQVSTAVVEPYNSILTTHTTLEHSDCAFMVDNEAIYDICRRNLDIERPTYTNLNRLISQIVSSITASLRFDGALNVDLTEFQTNLVPYPRIHFPLATYAPVISAEKAYHEQLSVAEITNACFEPANQMVKCDPRHGKYMACCLLYRGDVVPKDVNAAIATIKTKRTIQFVDWCPTGFKVGINYQPPTVVPGGDLAKVQRAVCMLSNTTAVAEAWARLDHKFDLMYAKRAFVHWYVGEGMEEGEFSEAREDMAALEKDYEEVGADSGEGEDEGEEY from the exons CGTGAGTGCATCTCCATCCATGTCGGCCAGGCTGGTGTCCAGATTGGCAATGCCTGCTGGGAGCTCTACTGCCTGGAACACGGCATCCAGCCCGATGGCCAGATGCCAAGTGACAAGACCATTGGGGGAGGAGATGACTCCTTCAACACCTTCTTCAGTGAGACAGGCGCTGGCAAGCATGTGCCCAGGGCAGTGTTTGTAGACCTGGAACCCACGGTCATTG ATGAAGTTCGCACTGGCACCTACCGCCAGCTCTTCCACCCTGAGCAGCTCATCACAGGCAAGGAAGATGCTGCCAATAACTATGCCCGCGGGCATTACACCATCGGCAAGGAGATCATCGACCTGGTTCTGGACAGAATTCGCAAACTG GCCGACCAGTGCACAGGGCTTCAGGGCTTCTTGGTTTTCCACAGCTTTGGTGGGGGAACCGGTTCTGGGTTCACCTCCCTGCTGATGGAACGCCTTTCTGTTGATTACGGCAAGAAGTCCAAGCTGGAGTTCTCCATTTACCCAGCCCCCCAGGTCTCCACGGCTGTGGTCGAGCCCTACAACTCCATCCTCACCACCCACACCACCCTGGAGCACTCAGATTGTGCCTTCATGGTAGACAATGAGGCCATCTATGACATCTGTCGCAGAAATCTTGATATTGAGCGCCCAACCTACACCAACCTTAACCGCCTTATTAGCCAGATTGTGTCCTCCATCACAGCCTCCCTCAGGTTCGATGGTGCCCTGAATGTAGATCTGACAGAATTCCAGACCAACCTGGTGCCCTATCCCCGCATCCACTTTCCTCTGGCCACATACGCCCCTGTCatctctgctgagaaagcctacCATGAGCAGCTTTCTGTAGCAGAGATCACCAATGCTTGCTTTGAGCCGGCCAACCAGATGGTGAAATGCGACCCTCGCCACGGTAAATACATGGCCTGCTGCCTGTTGTACCGGGGCGACGTGGTTCCCAAAGACGTCAATGCTGCCATTGCCACCATCAAGACCAAGCGCACCATCCAGTTTGTGGACTGGTGTCCCACTGGCTTCAAGGTCGGCATTAATTACCAGCCTCCCACTGTGGTTCCTGGTGGCGACCTGGCCAAGGTCCAGCGAGCTGTGTGCATGCTGAGCAACACCACAGCCGTGGCCGAGGCCTGGGCTCGCCTGGACCACAAGTTTGACCTGATGTACGCCAAGCGTGCCTTTGTCCACTGGTACGTGGGGGAGGGAATGGAGGAAGGAGAGTTTTCTGAGGCCCGTGAGGACATGGCTGCCCTCGAGAAGGATTATGAGGAGGTTGGGGCAGATAGTGGCGAGGGAGAGGATGAGGGTGAGGAGTATTAG
- the LOC101437740 gene encoding tubulin alpha-1C chain isoform X3, producing the protein MRECISIHVGQAGVQIGNACWELYCLEHGIQPDGQMPSDKTIGGGDDSFNTFFSETGAGKHVPRAVFVDLEPTVIDEVRTGTYRQLFHPEQLITGKEDAANNYARGHYTIGKEIIDLVLDRIRKLADQCTGLQGFLVFHSFGGGTGSGFTSLLMERLSVDYGKKSKLEFSIYPAPQVSTAVVEPYNSILTTHTTLEHSDCAFMVDNEAIYDICRRNLDIERPTYTNLNRLISQIVSSITASLRFDGALNVDLTEFQTNLVPYPRIHFPLATYAPVISAEKAYHEQLSVAEITNACFEPANQMVKCDPRHGKYMACCLLYRGDVVPKDVNAAIATIKTKRTIQFVDWCPTGFKVGINYQPPTVVPGGDLAKVQRAVCMLSNTTAVAEAWARLDHKFDLMYAKRAFVHWYVGEGMEEGEFSEAREDMAALEKDYEEVGADSGEGEDEGEEY; encoded by the exons ATG CGTGAGTGCATCTCCATCCATGTCGGCCAGGCTGGTGTCCAGATTGGCAATGCCTGCTGGGAGCTCTACTGCCTGGAACACGGCATCCAGCCCGATGGCCAGATGCCAAGTGACAAGACCATTGGGGGAGGAGATGACTCCTTCAACACCTTCTTCAGTGAGACAGGCGCTGGCAAGCATGTGCCCAGGGCAGTGTTTGTAGACCTGGAACCCACGGTCATTG ATGAAGTTCGCACTGGCACCTACCGCCAGCTCTTCCACCCTGAGCAGCTCATCACAGGCAAGGAAGATGCTGCCAATAACTATGCCCGCGGGCATTACACCATCGGCAAGGAGATCATCGACCTGGTTCTGGACAGAATTCGCAAACTG GCCGACCAGTGCACAGGGCTTCAGGGCTTCTTGGTTTTCCACAGCTTTGGTGGGGGAACCGGTTCTGGGTTCACCTCCCTGCTGATGGAACGCCTTTCTGTTGATTACGGCAAGAAGTCCAAGCTGGAGTTCTCCATTTACCCAGCCCCCCAGGTCTCCACGGCTGTGGTCGAGCCCTACAACTCCATCCTCACCACCCACACCACCCTGGAGCACTCAGATTGTGCCTTCATGGTAGACAATGAGGCCATCTATGACATCTGTCGCAGAAATCTTGATATTGAGCGCCCAACCTACACCAACCTTAACCGCCTTATTAGCCAGATTGTGTCCTCCATCACAGCCTCCCTCAGGTTCGATGGTGCCCTGAATGTAGATCTGACAGAATTCCAGACCAACCTGGTGCCCTATCCCCGCATCCACTTTCCTCTGGCCACATACGCCCCTGTCatctctgctgagaaagcctacCATGAGCAGCTTTCTGTAGCAGAGATCACCAATGCTTGCTTTGAGCCGGCCAACCAGATGGTGAAATGCGACCCTCGCCACGGTAAATACATGGCCTGCTGCCTGTTGTACCGGGGCGACGTGGTTCCCAAAGACGTCAATGCTGCCATTGCCACCATCAAGACCAAGCGCACCATCCAGTTTGTGGACTGGTGTCCCACTGGCTTCAAGGTCGGCATTAATTACCAGCCTCCCACTGTGGTTCCTGGTGGCGACCTGGCCAAGGTCCAGCGAGCTGTGTGCATGCTGAGCAACACCACAGCCGTGGCCGAGGCCTGGGCTCGCCTGGACCACAAGTTTGACCTGATGTACGCCAAGCGTGCCTTTGTCCACTGGTACGTGGGGGAGGGAATGGAGGAAGGAGAGTTTTCTGAGGCCCGTGAGGACATGGCTGCCCTCGAGAAGGATTATGAGGAGGTTGGGGCAGATAGTGGCGAGGGAGAGGATGAGGGTGAGGAGTATTAG